In Candidatus Zixiibacteriota bacterium, one genomic interval encodes:
- a CDS encoding sigma-70 family RNA polymerase sigma factor — protein MNVLRPRPQPTERVNELVGHLFRHKSGEIVATLVRLFGIDRLELVEDVVQEALLTGLKNWSFKGIPDNPAGWIVTAARNRALDIIRRDKLLAAREKEIVSQLYVSEYDNISEPGGQSICDDQLALIFACCTPELSHDSQVALVLKLLAGLSVTEIAKAFLTSESVIAQRLVRAKRVLRCRSAAIKIPEDKELEHRLKSVHQILYLMFNEGYNAHAGDDLVRHDLVGEALRLTNILVNHHLGDTPGSFALMALMCLQASRIPARVDQEGNLVLLSRQDRSLWDKKLICDGMHFLDRAAQGDTLSAFHLEAGIAGCHATAPDYSATDWKQIVFYYDALLERQRSPVLALNRAIALSMSGSIERALAELEQLADDPKLAGYYLYHASRAELFTRAGQHADARRAYLTALKLTESAPEQRFLRAQIAALEH, from the coding sequence TTGAACGTTCTGCGTCCTCGCCCTCAGCCAACCGAACGAGTTAACGAACTGGTCGGACACCTTTTTCGCCACAAGTCCGGAGAGATCGTTGCTACACTGGTTCGTCTATTTGGGATCGATCGACTTGAACTGGTCGAAGATGTTGTTCAGGAAGCTTTGCTGACAGGACTTAAGAATTGGTCTTTCAAGGGAATACCTGACAATCCGGCTGGTTGGATCGTAACCGCCGCACGCAACCGGGCACTGGACATTATCCGTCGCGATAAGCTGCTGGCAGCGCGCGAAAAGGAAATTGTATCACAACTCTATGTCAGTGAATATGATAATATTTCTGAGCCCGGTGGTCAGTCGATCTGCGATGACCAGCTTGCGCTGATTTTCGCATGTTGTACCCCGGAGCTGAGTCATGATAGCCAGGTCGCCCTCGTACTTAAGTTGTTAGCCGGTTTATCGGTTACAGAGATTGCGAAGGCGTTTTTGACCTCGGAATCTGTGATAGCCCAACGCCTTGTCCGCGCGAAACGAGTACTCAGATGCCGCTCGGCTGCTATTAAGATACCAGAGGACAAGGAATTAGAGCATCGATTGAAATCGGTCCACCAGATTCTTTATCTGATGTTCAATGAGGGGTACAACGCGCATGCCGGCGATGATCTGGTGCGACATGATCTTGTCGGCGAGGCGTTGCGCCTGACGAATATACTGGTTAATCACCACCTCGGAGATACCCCGGGGTCATTTGCTCTAATGGCACTCATGTGTCTTCAGGCATCGCGGATCCCGGCACGAGTGGATCAGGAGGGGAATCTGGTCCTGCTCTCCAGACAGGATAGGTCGCTATGGGACAAAAAGTTAATATGTGACGGCATGCATTTCCTCGACCGGGCCGCTCAGGGAGATACTTTAAGCGCCTTTCATCTTGAGGCGGGTATTGCGGGCTGCCATGCCACTGCGCCGGATTACTCGGCCACAGACTGGAAGCAGATCGTCTTTTACTACGATGCTTTGCTTGAACGGCAACGATCGCCGGTTCTTGCCCTCAACAGGGCGATTGCTTTGTCCATGTCAGGATCTATAGAGCGGGCTTTGGCGGAACTCGAGCAACTCGCAGACGATCCTAAACTCGCCGGCTACTACCTGTACCACGCCTCGCGTGCCGAGCTGTTCACACGGGCAGGGCAGCACGCCGACGCGCGCCGGGCCTACCTGACAGCGCTGAAACTGACCGAGTCCGCCCCCGAACAGCGATTCCTCCGTGCGCAGATTGCCGCGCTCGAACACTGA
- a CDS encoding TrmO family methyltransferase: MYIVAPVAWVSSTYGDGRDGRADQDIATIMLDDRMPDEALDGVEEFSHLEIILYFHKADPARINPELSHPRGNPAYSKVGVVARRGPNRPNHLGLTVVEVVQRDGRKVIVRGRDALDGSPVIDIRPLMTGLLPRSPVRQPRWADEIMSEHEKNS; the protein is encoded by the coding sequence ATGTATATAGTAGCGCCGGTGGCTTGGGTGAGCTCCACCTACGGTGATGGTCGGGACGGCCGTGCCGACCAGGACATCGCAACCATAATGCTCGATGACCGCATGCCCGATGAAGCGCTCGACGGCGTTGAGGAATTCTCGCATCTGGAGATCATTCTCTATTTCCACAAAGCTGATCCCGCCAGAATCAATCCGGAACTTTCCCACCCCCGCGGAAACCCCGCCTACTCGAAAGTCGGTGTTGTTGCCCGGCGGGGACCCAACCGTCCGAATCATCTCGGCCTGACTGTGGTCGAAGTGGTTCAGCGCGACGGCCGGAAAGTGATCGTCAGAGGACGCGATGCACTCGATGGATCCCCGGTTATTGATATCAGACCCTTGATGACCGGACTTCTGCCGCGCTCTCCCGTCCGTCAGCCACGATGGGCCGACGAAATAATGTCCGAACATGAGAAAAACAGTTGA
- a CDS encoding TetR/AcrR family transcriptional regulator yields MKSETAKERLISASLQLMLSRGYAATSVDDICSAAQVSKGSFYHFFKSKEELGLAMLDDFFRQSREATMAGSFNQEPDPVKRLRGYLHFIEENAETFWEKGCILGNFANELSNTHPIMRERVSLILQRVTESMAERFAPIQQKYPDREELSAIRLAELLVSLIEGALVLSRAHDDWSYLTRALKGFRLYTESLLN; encoded by the coding sequence ATGAAATCAGAGACGGCCAAAGAGAGACTAATCAGTGCATCGCTTCAGTTAATGTTGAGTCGAGGTTACGCAGCGACATCGGTAGATGACATTTGCAGTGCCGCCCAGGTGAGCAAAGGCAGTTTCTACCATTTCTTCAAGTCCAAGGAAGAACTCGGGCTTGCCATGCTCGACGATTTTTTCCGGCAATCCCGCGAAGCGACCATGGCCGGCTCGTTCAACCAGGAACCCGATCCGGTAAAGAGACTCCGCGGTTACCTGCACTTCATCGAGGAAAACGCCGAGACGTTTTGGGAGAAGGGCTGCATTCTGGGCAATTTCGCCAACGAACTTTCAAACACGCACCCCATCATGAGAGAGAGGGTTTCATTGATTCTCCAGCGTGTCACGGAGTCAATGGCTGAGCGGTTTGCCCCGATCCAGCAGAAATATCCGGATCGCGAAGAGCTCTCCGCCATCCGTCTGGCCGAGCTGTTGGTCTCTTTAATCGAAGGTGCACTTGTACTTAGCAGAGCCCATGACGATTGGTCCTACCTGACCAGAGCCCTAAAGGGCTTCCGCCTCTATACAGAATCTCTACTAAATTGA